The following coding sequences lie in one Psychrilyobacter atlanticus DSM 19335 genomic window:
- a CDS encoding carbohydrate kinase, translated as MTNREREVLKLIESNPMISQEEIANNLGITRSSVAVHISNLMKKGVIMGKGYVLSKEESYICVVGGSNIDIQGYPKDSLILGDSNPGSVKTSLGGVGRNIAENLTRLGVKTKFLSVVGDDENGKKILTHAKSIDLHMENTLVVKGESTSTYLCVLDEKRDMNVAISYMDILKNMDIDYIKKNDYIIKNSKFCIIDANLPEILEYLVTTYDVPFILDTVSASKAKKIKDLVGYFHTIKPNKMEAEVLSGIAINSEADLKKAGQYFVDKGVKNVFITLGAEGVYYKTPNIEGIVVPPTMEMVGATGAGDAFVAGLTYGLFNNKDIEEEIRFAIGASILAISSEETINPNITSSLVKKTIEKLNFENNKIIL; from the coding sequence ATGACTAATAGGGAAAGGGAAGTTTTAAAATTAATTGAAAGCAACCCCATGATCTCCCAAGAGGAGATAGCAAATAACCTTGGAATAACAAGGTCTTCTGTAGCAGTTCATATAAGCAACCTTATGAAAAAAGGTGTGATTATGGGGAAGGGATATGTTTTATCTAAGGAAGAATCTTACATTTGTGTAGTTGGGGGATCAAATATTGATATCCAGGGATATCCTAAAGATTCACTTATTCTAGGAGATTCCAATCCAGGAAGTGTAAAAACATCTTTAGGTGGTGTAGGGAGAAATATTGCAGAAAATCTTACAAGGTTAGGGGTAAAAACTAAATTTTTGAGTGTTGTAGGAGATGATGAGAATGGGAAAAAAATTCTCACTCACGCTAAATCAATAGATCTTCATATGGAAAATACCTTGGTGGTTAAGGGAGAAAGTACTTCTACCTACCTCTGTGTATTGGATGAAAAAAGAGATATGAATGTAGCTATATCTTATATGGATATCTTAAAAAATATGGATATAGACTATATAAAAAAGAATGACTATATCATTAAAAATTCAAAATTTTGTATTATAGATGCCAACCTTCCAGAAATTTTAGAATATCTGGTAACTACCTATGATGTGCCATTTATTTTAGATACGGTATCTGCAAGTAAAGCTAAAAAAATAAAGGATTTGGTGGGATATTTTCACACTATAAAACCAAATAAGATGGAAGCTGAAGTTCTATCTGGAATAGCTATAAATAGTGAAGCAGATCTTAAAAAAGCAGGTCAGTACTTTGTAGATAAAGGAGTAAAGAATGTCTTTATTACCTTAGGGGCAGAGGGAGTATACTATAAAACTCCAAATATTGAGGGGATTGTAGTTCCACCTACAATGGAGATGGTAGGAGCCACAGGAGCAGGAGATGCTTTTGTAGCAGGATTAACTTATGGGTTGTTTAATAATAAAGATATAGAAGAAGAAATAAGGTTTGCTATTGGAGCATCAATCTTGGCGATATCTTCTGAAGAGACGATAAATCCAAATATAACATCTAGTTTGGTAAAAAAAACAATAGAAAAATTAAATTTTGAAAATAATAAAATAATTTTATAA
- a CDS encoding pseudouridine-5'-phosphate glycosidase gives MLIYEKYVDISTEVMEALDNGKPVVALESTIISHGMPYPMNVETAIKVEDIIREGGAVPATIAILNGRLKVGLTKEEIDYLGKAGEKVIKTSRRDIPFIIAKQLDGATTVASTMIIANIAGIKVFATGGIGGVHRGAETSFDISADLEELGRTDVAVVCAGAKSILDINLTLEYLETKGVPVVGYQTDELPAFYTRKSGFKVDYNIQTPSELALALKAKWDLHLNGGFVIANPIPEKYEMDFDVITNAINKAVEEAERLGIKGKESTPFLLAKVKELTGGDSLESNIELVYNNAKLAAKLAVEYSKL, from the coding sequence ATGTTAATTTATGAAAAGTATGTAGACATCAGCACTGAAGTTATGGAAGCGTTAGATAATGGTAAACCTGTAGTAGCACTAGAATCAACTATTATTTCCCATGGAATGCCTTATCCTATGAATGTGGAGACTGCAATTAAAGTTGAAGATATAATCAGAGAGGGTGGAGCTGTTCCGGCAACCATTGCAATCTTAAATGGTAGATTAAAAGTAGGATTAACAAAGGAAGAGATAGACTATCTTGGAAAAGCTGGAGAAAAAGTTATTAAAACCAGTAGAAGAGATATTCCATTTATTATTGCAAAACAATTGGATGGTGCAACGACTGTAGCTTCGACAATGATAATCGCTAATATAGCAGGAATTAAAGTGTTCGCTACCGGTGGTATTGGAGGAGTGCACAGGGGAGCAGAGACAAGTTTTGATATATCTGCCGATTTAGAAGAGTTAGGAAGAACAGATGTGGCTGTAGTTTGTGCAGGAGCAAAATCTATATTAGATATAAACTTAACTTTAGAATATTTAGAGACAAAGGGAGTTCCTGTAGTAGGGTACCAAACAGATGAATTACCTGCTTTTTACACTAGAAAAAGTGGATTTAAGGTAGATTATAATATTCAAACGCCTAGTGAATTAGCACTTGCTTTAAAAGCTAAATGGGATCTACACCTAAATGGAGGGTTTGTAATAGCTAATCCAATTCCTGAAAAATATGAGATGGATTTTGATGTGATTACTAATGCTATTAACAAAGCTGTAGAAGAAGCTGAAAGATTAGGAATAAAAGGGAAAGAAAGTACGCCATTTTTATTAGCTAAGGTAAAAGAGTTAACTGGTGGAGATTCACTTGAATCAAACATTGAGTTAGTTTACAACAATGCAAAATTAGCTGCAAAATTAGCTGTAGAATACTCAAAATTGTAG
- a CDS encoding CD0519/CD1768 family membrane protein, whose translation MNKKYKKSISLEGILAILLIIGGVFYTANTMGGINMINTIMKTAHDLLLNTVFFIMGIAVLAGALAGVLSEFGVISIVNRVLSPLMKPIYNLPGAAVLGVITTYLSDNPAVITLAEDKGFRKYFKKFQLPALTNLGTSFGMGLVVSAFMVAQSTVAGESLIVPVILGNVGAFIGSIVSVNLMLMFTKKLYGTEEYIDGNNKFDSNADILNYREVREGSVTGRGLEAALEGGKTGVKMGLEIIPGVLIICTMVMMLTNGPSPDGYTGAAYEGIKLLPFIGDKLSFIFTPIFGFQHSEALAFPITSLGAVGAAISLVPQLLRDKLIGGNEIAVFTAMGMCWSGYLSTHVAMMDSLKFRNLTGKAIFSHTIAGLVAGSSAHFLFVFYSSFM comes from the coding sequence ATGAACAAAAAGTACAAAAAATCCATTAGTTTGGAGGGGATACTTGCAATTTTATTGATTATTGGAGGTGTATTTTACACAGCCAATACAATGGGTGGAATAAACATGATTAACACAATAATGAAAACCGCTCATGATTTACTCTTGAATACGGTGTTTTTCATAATGGGGATAGCTGTTTTAGCAGGAGCTTTAGCCGGTGTATTATCAGAATTTGGAGTAATATCTATAGTTAATCGAGTTTTATCACCACTGATGAAACCAATTTATAATCTACCAGGGGCGGCAGTCTTAGGGGTTATAACTACTTATCTATCTGATAATCCTGCAGTTATAACTTTGGCCGAAGATAAGGGCTTTAGAAAATATTTTAAAAAATTCCAATTACCGGCTTTGACTAATTTAGGAACATCTTTTGGGATGGGATTAGTAGTTTCGGCTTTCATGGTAGCCCAGAGTACTGTGGCAGGGGAAAGTTTGATAGTCCCAGTAATACTTGGGAATGTTGGAGCTTTTATAGGAAGTATAGTCAGTGTAAACCTTATGTTGATGTTTACGAAAAAACTATATGGTACAGAGGAATATATTGATGGAAATAATAAATTTGACTCTAATGCAGATATACTGAATTACCGTGAAGTAAGGGAAGGAAGCGTTACTGGAAGAGGGCTAGAAGCTGCTTTAGAAGGCGGGAAAACAGGGGTTAAGATGGGACTAGAAATAATCCCGGGAGTTCTTATTATATGTACTATGGTAATGATGCTGACAAATGGACCAAGTCCAGATGGATATACCGGTGCAGCCTATGAAGGAATAAAATTACTGCCTTTTATAGGAGATAAATTATCATTTATATTTACACCGATATTTGGATTTCAGCATTCAGAAGCGCTGGCTTTCCCTATTACATCCCTAGGAGCAGTAGGAGCAGCTATAAGTTTGGTACCACAGCTTTTGAGAGATAAATTGATTGGTGGAAATGAAATAGCAGTATTTACAGCAATGGGGATGTGCTGGAGTGGTTATTTGAGTACCCATGTAGCTATGATGGACAGTTTAAAATTTAGAAATCTCACTGGTAAGGCTATATTCAGTCACACTATAGCGGGATTGGTAGCGGGATCTTCTGCACATTTTTTATTTGTTTTTTATAGTTCATTTATGTAA
- a CDS encoding DUF2325 domain-containing protein, whose amino-acid sequence MIAIIGGVKGIEFEYKGLMKKNNLKCKIYNQNCPNFEKKIKNCEACIMFTNTVSHKLSTSCNKVCKKNDIKLIRVHSSSINKLKESICEVCEYLDN is encoded by the coding sequence ATGATAGCAATAATTGGAGGAGTAAAAGGAATAGAATTTGAATATAAGGGATTGATGAAGAAAAATAATCTTAAGTGTAAAATATATAATCAAAATTGTCCGAATTTTGAGAAAAAGATAAAAAATTGCGAAGCCTGTATAATGTTTACCAATACAGTAAGTCATAAACTTTCAACTTCATGTAATAAGGTCTGTAAGAAAAATGATATAAAATTAATAAGAGTTCATTCAAGTAGTATAAATAAATTAAAAGAAAGTATCTGCGAAGTATGCGAATATTTAGATAATTAG
- a CDS encoding DUF2023 family protein, whose amino-acid sequence MKVFVHHIYEYEKGLRNLVLHTTSKENLEMIEMKLGNRKINYKIYETKNGKLNIFFGAEECVEVIKKIGKDYLVDYTAEEDFILGIMLGYDRKKQCERFMKYDEINRA is encoded by the coding sequence ATGAAGGTATTTGTTCACCATATATATGAATATGAAAAAGGATTAAGAAATTTAGTTTTACATACAACATCTAAAGAAAACCTTGAGATGATTGAGATGAAGTTAGGGAATAGGAAGATCAATTATAAGATCTATGAAACAAAAAATGGAAAACTCAATATTTTTTTTGGAGCAGAGGAGTGTGTAGAAGTTATAAAAAAAATTGGGAAAGATTATTTGGTAGATTATACAGCAGAGGAAGATTTTATATTAGGGATTATGCTGGGTTATGATAGGAAAAAGCAATGTGAAAGATTTATGAAATATGATGAAATAAATAGAGCTTAA
- the ybaK gene encoding Cys-tRNA(Pro) deacylase — MKKTNAMRILDKNKIPYVINEYEYDESDLSAVAMAKKTKVDIDRIFKTLVLLGDKTGYLVACISGEMELDLKKLAKVSKNKKVEMIHMKDLLKITGYMRGGCSPLGMKKSFPTYIGDSCLSFETIVISGGKRGMQIEIDPNKLIQVLNIHVDDISIYL; from the coding sequence ATGAAAAAAACAAACGCTATGAGAATCCTAGATAAAAATAAAATTCCATATGTGATAAATGAATATGAATATGACGAATCCGATCTCAGTGCTGTAGCTATGGCAAAAAAAACTAAGGTTGATATCGATAGAATTTTTAAAACTTTAGTCCTTTTAGGAGATAAAACTGGCTATCTAGTAGCTTGTATCTCAGGAGAGATGGAATTAGATTTAAAAAAATTGGCTAAAGTCAGTAAAAATAAGAAAGTTGAGATGATTCATATGAAAGATCTCCTAAAAATAACAGGATATATGAGGGGCGGATGCTCTCCTCTAGGGATGAAAAAATCTTTTCCTACTTATATTGGAGATTCCTGCCTAAGTTTTGAAACTATTGTCATCAGTGGTGGAAAAAGAGGGATGCAGATTGAAATCGATCCAAATAAGTTAATTCAAGTTTTAAATATCCATGTAGATGATATCTCTATATACCTATAA